Proteins encoded in a region of the Benincasa hispida cultivar B227 chromosome 2, ASM972705v1, whole genome shotgun sequence genome:
- the LOC120070936 gene encoding nucleobase-ascorbate transporter 6 — translation MAGGAAPKVEEPQAHPPKDQLPNVSYCITSPPPWPEAILLGFQHYLVMLGTTVLIPSSLVPQMGGGFEEKAKVIQTLLFVAGLNTLLQSLFGTRLPAVIGGSYTFVPTTISIILAGRFSDTADPIDKFKKIMRAIQGALIVASTLQIVLGFSGLWRNVARFLSPLSAVPLVSLVGFGLFELGFPGVAKCVEIGLPELILLVFVSQYLPHIIKSGKHIFDRFAVIFCVVLVWIYAHLLTVGGAYKGAPPKTQLSCRTDRSGLIDNAPWIRLPYPFQWGAPSFDAGEAFAMMMASFVALVESSGAFIATSRYASATQLPPSILSRGVGWQGVGILLSGLFGTVNGSSVSVENAGLLALTRVGSRRVVQISAGFMIFFSILGKFGAVFASIPAPIVAALYCLFFAYVGMGGLSYLQFCNLNSFRTKFVLGFSIFLGLSVPQYFNEYTAINGFGPVHTRARWFNDMVNVPFSSEPFVAGIVAYFLDNTLHKKDGAIRKDRGKHWWDKFRSFKGDTRSEEFYSLPFNLNKYFPSV, via the exons ATGGCGGGAGGCGCAGCACCGAAAGTAGAGGAGCCTCAAGCTCATCCACCGAAGGATCAGCTACCAAACGTTTCTTACTGCATTACTAGTCCACCTCCATGGC CTGAAGCTATACTTCTGGGTTTCCAACATTATCTGGTGATGTTAGGCACGACGGTTCTGATTCCTTCTTCTCTTGTTCCTCAGATGGGTGGTGGATTT GAGGAGAAGGCAAAGGTTATCCAGACCTTGCTCTTTGTTGCTGGTTTAAACACCTTGCTACAATCACTCTTCGGGACTCGGTTACCAGCTGTAATTGGAGGGTCATATACCTTTGTACCCACCACTATTTCAATCATCCTTGCTGGTCGATTTTCTGATACGGCTGATCCTATTGAT AAATTCAAGAAGATAATGCGAGCAATCCAGGGTGCTCTCATTGTTGCTTCAACCCTTCAGATTGTCTTGGGCTTTAGTGGTCTATGGCGTAATGTTGCAAG GTTCCTTAGTCCACTTTCAGCCGTCCCTTTGGTTTCTCTGGTTGGCTTTGGGCTTTTTGAGTTGGGTTTTCCTGGG GTTGCCAAATGTGTGGAAATTGGACTGCCGGAGCTTATCCTTTTGGTCTTTGTTTCTCAG TATTTGCCTCACATCATCAAATCTGGAAAACACATATTTGATCGTTTTGCAGTCATTTTCTGTGTGGTGTTAGTGTGGATTTATGCTCACCTACTGACAGTAGGAGGGGCTTACAAAGGTGCACCACCTAAAACGCAATTAAGTTGCCGTACTGATCGCTCTGGGCTTATAGATAATGCTCCATG GATAAGACTTCCATATCCATTTCAATGGGGGGCACCTTCATTTGATGCCGGGGAAGCCTTTGCCATGATGATGGCATCATTTGTTGCTTTAGTAGag TCCTCTGGTGCTTTTATTGCTACGTCCAGATATGCAAGTGCCACTCAGCTGCCACCTTCTATTCTCAGTCGTGGTGTTGGTTGGCAG GGAGTTGGAATTCTGCTTTCTGGGCTGTTTGGAACTGTGAATGGATCCTCGGTGTCCGT TGAAAATGCTGGTCTCCTGGCATTGACCCGAGTTGGCAGTCGAAGGGTTGTACAGATTTCAGCTGGGTTCATGATATTCTTCTCCATTCTTG GGAAATTTGGAGCAGTCTTCGCATCCATTCCAGCCCCCATTGTTGCCGCTCTGTACTGTCTTTTCTTCGCTTATGTGG GCATGGGAGGTTTAAGCTACCTCCAATTCTGTAACCTCAACAGCTTCAGAACAAAGTTTGTACTAGGATTCTCCATCTTCCTGGGACTGTCTGTGCCACAATACTTCAACGAGTACACAGCCATTAATGGTTTTGGTCCAGTCCACACAAGAGCAAGATGG TTCAACGACATGGTCAATGTTCCGTTCTCTTCTGAGCCATTCGTTGCTGGAATCGTGGCATATTTTCTCGATAACACGCTGCATAAAAAGGATGGTGCCATCAGGAAAGACCGAGGCAAACACTGGTGGGACAAGTTCCGATCGTTCAAGGGTGACACAAGGAGTGAAGAGTTCTACTCTCTACCTTTCAACTTGaacaaatatttcccatctgtgTGA